From the genome of Watersipora subatra chromosome 9, tzWatSuba1.1, whole genome shotgun sequence:
GCTATGTTATGCTTATCTTAACcaatataatgataatctgCCCAATGAAACCATTGCATCCGATGTAACTTAATGGGTTAGCCTTTTGCCTTGTGCATAGGAGGCTTCAAGATCAAATCCTCCGtgatacagatttttcattgctggcttttaataactataactggacatcGGGTGCACAAGAAatcaaaaagacaaacattgagattcatatatatatatagaagaagaTGTAATCGTGAGAGGAGGTTCTATTGTGCTCTATAATGTTCATCACTCACTTTTGTATGATGAAAGTTCCTGACAGGTTTGTTATGAGTAGACCAGGTCACAGGGTCACTGAGCATGTGTGGAATAAGTCTGTCAGATACAAGCCTCCAGCCATTGTTTTCTATTCTCCTGTACCAGTCCTCTGCGCTATCTACTGGCAAGAGTCAAACTGAGAATGTGATATGCTTGCGGGTTAATTACCAACTTTAGCAACAAGAAAATATGATAGGTAGGACAACTCTTACTACATTGGAACAGGTTATTCTGCTTCATGTAATTTCTTATAAACACATTGTAAGAGTAGTAGGTGAGGCAGCAAGTACACAGGTCAGCGCTTCAGGTAGATTAGTCTATTACAGGTGAGCATAACTCCTGCTGATATTCACAGAGTCGGATGTACGCTCATAGCATTATGTATGCACCAAGTAATGAAGGCTGACTTGAACCTAATCATAGCATTGGTGAATAGTAGATCCTGGCCAAATAATGTGATGTACAGTATTTCGTTATATAGATATCACTGTTATTAGCTTGCTGACATCACTAGACTTAGGGCTATAAGGAAATTGTCACACAAAGCTAACACCTTTACTAAAGAGTGTGTTTAGTGTTTGCAGGTAGAACAAAAAGATGACAAAAGCCAACCCAGAAACAGAGGCGGCTACCAAATATTGGCTTTCACTAGCTATTGGTATACACACAACCTACAGGCTGTAAtctaaaaaaggttttttctcTTTCACCCTATCTTGGCTGCCAGTTAATGTACATGATGTACTTACAATAAAGTAAATTATTACACTCATATAGTATATCATCATTGGGCGTAGTAAATCAAGATATAGACATACCTGGATTATTTATGATGTAGTTTCTGTTGTGGCTGCACTTCATGTCTTTGAGTTTGCTAGACTTGGTGTAGTCACGAGGAGCATTAGCGCAGAGGTCTTGAATAGGTCGGTGTGTgtatattttatagtatatattaggTGGAAACCGATCCTGGaaaaaaaactgcaaatattAGGAGAGGTATACCTAAAGGAGACTACTTTATGTTTATGGAATGAAAGAACGAAAGTTGTGTTCAATATAACTATGAAGGAAAGGGTGTCAGCGCTTATACTTATTCAAGATTGATAAAATTGTAAGCAGCAGCGTGAACACACTTATGAAGCAAgacaaatgaatttaaaaaaacagaATTACGGTAGTTTGTTCAGCATAAAATTAACATATGTACTGTTATTTATATCAACTTTTAATTCTCTAAAAcaaagaaatgaaaaaaaaacatatatattaatctTGATTATGTTTTTTAAATCTCCATGAATAATAAGAAGACTATTTCCTGTATACTCTATAGTCTGTTTCAAAAACAGACAGTTTTTTACAGAAACATAATAGCTTGCGTCTTTTTGTCTTTCTCAACTTACCTGTAAAGCAGACATGATATATGTTATACGATTAGAGCAtagcaataatattttacacATCTACATGCTGGAAACATGTAGCTGTATCAAATATCTTACTAATCAAAACTGTAAATCTTATTAAACACATCTACAAACCATGTATGACTTGGTGCATCTACAAATTGAGCCTACCATTTAAATTAAAGCCAACTAAATTAAGCACTACTGTTTTTACCAGTCTACTAAATCCTAATAGAAAGTGTTTAAAATATCACACTGATAGACGCAGTTGCCGTAGAACTCACTCCAGCCAGTCTGAATTTAACATGAGTCCCGGAGGCAGCATCCAACAGGGCAGCCTCTTTCGGGTTCACACATCTGAGCATCGCCGCAGGGTCACCTTGATTTTTGAAGCTGATCAGGTCCTTGTAGTACCTGTAAACCTACATTTGTAACAATTTGTTAGCATGAATGTTTTGGCCATCTAGTTTGTCAAGGAGTGAGTAGCTTTAGAAACTGAATACTGGCTCACACGCAGAGCTTAATGACAAGAGCAGACAATTAATTAGCAGCCTAGCAGTGTACAACCCTTGCGTTAAGATTGACAGTATGTCAAGGTAAGACTAgttctattaaattaaattaaaacgcTTTCTTCCCTCTTTCTCTGTCTAATTTGGCAGTTCATATATACATTGATGCCAGCTGTTAGCTATGTACATTGTAAGCTTGTTTTAACCTGCATGTCAATGTGTTTTCTCCAAAGTCTTTGAATTTTGGAAGCAGCTTGGTGTGAAGTCATGGTTTGTACCCGAGATTCTGAAAACCTTGATGGTCCAGTAAACCGGGCGCCCTTCCTGGAAACATCATGTCGAGTAGAGTGGTGGCTACGCGCAGAAGTAGGCCTTCCTTCAACATCTGGCTGCAATAGGTTTGCTTTCCATGCAACATACAGCTCCGGTCCGAGTGATCTACAAGCACGCGGTCATCAAAAAGACTAAAcctgtagtagtaataatataaaattgcTAATGACAAATCTGTAATAGGTTTTAGATTCAACCCTCAGAGCATTTTCTCAAGTCTTTATGTATAAGTATATCATATCATCACTAGAAGTGTTTTATTGCAGAAttgaaaagttattttattttaacactCAACTCGACTAGGTTTCACGCTTTGTAATGCTACAAATTTAAAATGGCTACCGCCAATTGCTAGATTTTCTGACAAGACCTTCCTGAGTAATGATCTAATTTTAGTAGAAAAAAATACCATCTAAAAACTGGCAATGGATTCAACTGTTCATTTGCATGAATTGAAACAAGCACTTgtgtttttaaattgattatacATATTGATGGTAAACAACCTACACACTgattttgtaataataaaagGTTTAAAGAAGTCCAATGGAGCATTTGTAGCtacatagagttatctctcaCACACACAAAGAGTTATCACTCACCTAACAAGATGCCCTCTTAAATATCTCTGTATCTCTATGGCAGCTGATATTCGGGCTTCATCTGTTGCCTGCTCAGCAATGAGCacctacaaaataaaaattgttttacattAGCTGCAGAACTTTTACACAGCAACATATTCTATTCATAATCTGTTAGGTTGATGAAAATCTAGCTATTACTGGTGAAAGCACGCGATTTATGAGTGGCTTTCAATTGTGATGACTTGAGAAAATTGTAATGTGTCTATTAAGTTCTCATTGAGATCGGGACAAAATCAGAAAAACTAATATGCATATGTAAAATGGCATGAAGGTAGCAAAACTCAAATATTTGAAACGCATTCAAATAAACAATAAGTGAGTagagaaaaaaattaataaacataGTGAGTGTGTTTCAGcatcaaaaataaaacaagtaaaGATATGTGGCAAAGCAacctaaaatagaaaaaattccAAAGTTTTTCACTGTATAACTGAAAAGAATAAGAAAActaaaaccaaataaaattgATAAGCGAATAGCCAGTAAAAATTTATGCAATCAGTTCAGCTTTAACTTAATGGTGCAGTTCTTACCcacatattttaaacattttactttgttgattattagttttttaaactttatactCCATATTTATGATTTTAAGATGCACACAACTGGGTCATGAAGTGCAAACCTTTCTCAATGTTTTGGGTGCTTTGGCAAGCCGCTTTGATTTCTCATCCAATGTCTCCTCACTCATTGCAGTGACTAAAAGCTATTGAACTTAATTACATGATCAAATTGGTTCAGTGGCTCAATTCTTGAGCTAACTGTTTCCAGAGAACTGTCATCAGAGAAGATCTAGAACCAGACAGGTAAAATATTAATGAAAGTAAAAACATAATAACGTCCATGGCCATAACAATTATGACAATTATTTTAACAGTGCCCAGTACAGAAAAGGCACTGCACCATATCACGTCGTTGACTCGCGCAATGTGTGGTATGAACTACGCGAGGTTTTTGGTTACTTATGAACGTCAAAGATTGAATTCATATTAAGGTATTATAGTATATCAAAATGATTCAAGCATTATTTTTCAActgtcaaactttttaaaacacaaacTATTCTTATGAATAATGTATGTTAAGAAGTTAAGTATGTTAAGAAATACATTGCTGTGATAAGCTAAAGACGGAAGAAGCAAGTTGAGGTTAAAATTTATATTCAGACCATGCGCGCATTTTGTAAAGCGAAGCTAATTTGATTAATATTAAAGCAACATACAACAGCTGTAATATAAAAAATCTTTAATCATAAGACTAAATTTACTAGACTGCATTAGTAGAATAGATAAACTTCAAAACATTCTATTCAAAAGTACTACCATCAAAATAAATCGTTTGGGATGATTCTGCGTtaaattaattacaaatataGCATGTAGctagtttttattatatcaaCCTAATTTTAGGTACACCAAATACACTTCAGATGTAACCCAGTCGAGTAGCATTAACCTACCAACTAAATTGGCCAAGGCTTATAATCGCAGCACTGCCAAATCGCTATTCCTAACACCGGATGTTTTCTTTTACGAAACAAGTTCAATCCAAAGCCATCCGCGGTTACGATGAATATCGGCTACTTAATCTCTCGACTAAGCTGAGGGCTTTTGCTGTTCCGTTATGAGACAACTCTCACCGGTGATCGAACGGGTTATTTTTTAAATCACCATTCAGTACAAAACAATAGCTTGCTGCTTCTGACAGTCAGGTTTATTGCAAGAATAATAAATCATTACAATTATAAGCACAAAAAGCTAAAATTAAGTTTATCTTGCAAAATGATTGACtcaaaaaatacaataaaaaagctttggagaataaaataaatgctgCAACACTTCAAAATCTGCCATAACGTGGAGGTAATGGTAAAGCTAAGTGATTGCAAGCAAAAAGTGCTTAACCAGAACATTGATAAGGTGAAATATAAAATGAGCAAGCATACATGAACTGATTAAGTGGAAAACTGGCCCTTATTAAAATATAGGTTCAACTGCCAGGGTTAACAGCATTGCTGCTCAGTATACCAAAACTTAGTTAGCAGGGCCATGTGAGTCCATGCTTATGGCAGCACGTACAATGCCCTGTTGTGAGTTGAACACAGTTCCTAACAATTTAATCTCTTCATCCTTTTGATGTATCTCATCTATGGGAGTCCAACTTCGGTCCATCTCCAGTCTGTAGCCTCCGTGATACTTCTTAGGAGCATTTGAGCCCCACTCCTACAAGTGATAGATGTATGATAACTCATACAAGTGatgcatgtatgtataactcCTACAAgtgatgtatgtatgtataactccTACAACTGATGTATGTATGGATAGCTCCTACAACTGATGTATGGATAACTCCTACAAGtgatgtatgtatgtctgtgtgtAACTCCTACAAGTGATGTATGTATAACTTCTACAAGTGATGTATGCGTAACTCCTACAAGTGATGTATGTATGGATAACTCCTACAACTGATGTATGTATAACTTCTACAAGTGATGTATGTATAACTCCTACAAGTGATGTATGTATGGATAACTCCTACAACTGAtgtaatgtatgtataactCCTACAAGTGATGTATGTATAACTCCTACAAGTGATGTATGTATGGATAACTCCTACAACTGATGTATGTATAACTCCTACAAGTGATGTATGCGTAACTCCTACAAGTGatgcatgtatgtataactcCTACAAGTGATGTATGTATGGATAACTCCTACAAGTGATGTATGTATAACTCCTACAAGTGATGTATGTATGCTTGTGTGTAACTCCTACAAGTGATGCAGCGTGTTGAGTATTTCAGGAAACCAGATGTGTGTCTTAGTTTAACATTTGAGTCTTACATTAGACTAAAATTGAACTTGAAAATGAAGTAGGCAAAAACTGTAAACAAAACTGCATCAGGGTGAGAATAGGAAGAGTATAAGAAAAATTATACTCTAAGCCTTATACATTGAGATTGAGTATGTACATTACCGTAAATAAGCACAATTTTCAGGCCAATCAAATCCTTGGCTAACAaaaaacaacacaaagattttgtcattaaaacataaaaatcttGTACTCCTCAACAGCTGAGAATACGGAAGTCTGAAGAGAGTCAGGCTAAGCATTCAGATACTGTAGCTAGGCATTGTTCTCTATAAATTGGAATTAGCCAAAGTTACTACATAGACATTGTATATCATGCATTAGAAATATAATCATGCACCTCTGTACTTATCCATGCTGTCTAtgcaaatttttcaatttaacTGAATACAAGGGCAGAGTAAGTTTAAGAGACCAACATAAATATGTCCAATGTACAAATTTACTTCACCTTTGGGGATATGATAGAAATATACTTCTGACCACTATCTCGCTCATAAAGGTAATAAATGCTTCCTGGTTTTTTGACGATGTTGCAGGCAGCGTGGTGCAGCTCAGCATCCTTTCTTGCCTTTTctaatacctacatgtacaacacatgataatatatagcaaattacTTGATATTAGTCAACTAGCAAGGAACGCATTCAGCTAGCAAAAATTTGGGAGCATAAAACCACAAAACAACAACTGATTTGTCAAGTATTCAACAAAAGCAGGTTGTACTATTACAGAAGATGAGAGACCAGCTTTACTAAAGCAACAAAACCAGTTATCGGAGCTTTTTTAGAGTTTTTCACCCTTCTAGCAATCTCATCAGCTTTTTAGAGTTGTCATCTCAGGAATTAATGAGTTCTCGTATGTATACACTCAAGTCATAAGCATGTAAAATAATACCTGTTTTGCTTGTTCTTGTAAAAAGCGGATTTGCTCAGCAATGACAGAGAGTTTGTTACAGGCTGTGCTGTGAACCCCTTCATCACCTCTCTTCACCACTTGAGCTAACTCGACAATATCATAAGCACTCGCTGTCTTCGTAGCCTTACGGCTGTTGACCAATGCAACTCCCAGTGGATTCTCCGATGTTTCCACTAATCTTGCTTCTACACAAATTTAAattcaattaaaatataaacaatgtaTAAAAATTGTATTACTTTGTATCAAAATTGTATCACTTGAGCACTAGCTATTGAGGACACCCTGAAGTTGTCCAGCAACAGATAGTAGAGGGATCCATTAAGGCCAATAGCTTTTGATGGCATTGCGCATCTCAGATTGTTTATGTAAACTAAAACAATGACAGAGGAGTGATTTGATGCCTGTCAAAAAAGAGGTCTAactatataacaaaaattatgTCGCTGACCTTTTGAAATTGCAGACATTAATCGCCATATTTCAGCAAGTTAATTCATTGCAAAAATCACTCTCAACTTACAGATATGACATCACAATGGCAGCAAAAAAATGGATGACTGACAATACGGGAATAGGTTCCATTATAATGAAGCTTTTGAAAAATGATATAGTATAAATATCATAACaagtaaaattttgtttaccttTAATACTCAACCTATTCATGAATATGTTAATCAAGAAAAACCTGCTTTACAATCCATTAAACTTCGACAAATGGATTAGCTAATAAAGTACAATATGAGGAGTTATTAGCTCATGCAGATACTCAGTAGTACTTTTCTTGCTGCAACGCAAAGGAATTAGAATATAAAAAGATAGTAGCTGGCTGCAGTCTGTCCTTACACTAGACAGCAGTGAAAAGAGATACTCGTTGGAATGGATTTTCACCCTATAACAGGAACAACAAAGAGGACAATTATTGTAAGCTCGAAAATACGCAACACTTTGGCATCTATTACGCCAAATATGGAACTGGGCCTAGAAAACTGATTTTATGGGAGACAAAAGAGAAACAAAGTTTTTCAGAGAATAGTTATGCAAAAAGGTCTATTAACAATcgtaaaaatatgtatatattccaTCTTACACTTGTTCAAAAGATGTAAAGACACAAATAAAAGCAAAGAAATGCTGTAATATACCGCATTTTTATGAGGCATAGTACCATTGAAAATAATCTTCAAACTGAACCACAATGTTTATAAGGCATAGTACCTTTGAAAATCATCTTCACACTGAACCACCCAATCAGACCAGTGTGACCGCAATAGCCCAGTATGTATTGTAATGATGCCAGAATACTCACAAAAACATTTCTTTGTAATGAGTGCGCAGTTTCCATGGTGTGAATATACATAAGACTGTTGTTTATGTTGTTGAAAAGGCAAAGCAAGATAAGGCGCCGATCGTTGTCAGTTGTAAACCAGATTTTTATGTGCACCATTGACCTATTAACTttcctattaactatagttaataggtctatgatgtGCACACTGAAATCATTTTACAAGGTCTCCACACAAAATTGTACTTATTTAATTGGTATATAACTGATCAAACTTTCATCTTTGTAATACTTTTCTAGACACCCGCCACACGACAGGTTTTTTATTAAGGTTTATTGTAAAGGAAGCCTGAAAGACTACTTTACGGCACCACACCAATCTCAGAATAACTGCAAGTGGTAGTTAagacatatatatttgtatataaaacatacaGGTATAGAGAAGGTGCAAAGGTGCTCTCAATCTCTCATGCGGCTTTCGCTTATATAGTGCTCTTGCGAAATAAGCTCCACCTTACTTTACCGAGTGTGGCGCCAGTTTCTTTTTTGTTATCGCCTGGCACTATCCATGAGTTGAGCCGTACAATCGAGCCAGCCTGGATACAGGGCTGGCTCCCAACACATTATTACACTATGAAATTCAGCAAAACTAGATTAAGCACTATTTTCAAATTGAAAGCAAGTATTATCAATTGGTtaaatgttttgattttttattaaaatactattttaaaCAAAGACATTTTTGTCTATGTTGTCTCAAGTTAGTACTTATCACTTTACACATTTATGTAATCATTGGTAAATTCAAGTATTGACTACTGTAACTACTACAACCTTCGTAAATTGAAACAAACTTCGATACAAGACTGGAGTATTGCTACTGAGGTgaactataataaaaacaaataaaataacagCTAAAGATGCATATTGGCATTTACTTTCTATCAGGTTCCTTCACTACATTTTTTGAAGTAGCAACAAGTAGCTACAAGCTGTGTGCCAGTCAGCACCACTGATTGTGAATGAGCCTTCTGAGCACAAGTTTCCCTATCAAAGGAGGTAGGCTAAAATTAGGAACATGTTCAAAATACACGATCCTGTATGAAATTCCATTTACTTGTTGGGTCTAACCAAATAGGCTAATGCTGACTCAGGACACACCAATGTAAGTGGTACGGATTCAGTAGAAGAGAAACTTGAAAGtgatttttaaaagttgttatgCACATCTTTACAAGATTTGCTGAGTCATCAGTTTTCCTCTGATAACTCCCTAAGGGTACGGCCACAAGAAACGATTTTTTCATcgattctgaccgaaatcatgcaatgaacgaaaaacacagaattattcaatcgaaattcacagaattgtttGAGCTAGGCATGTACACTAAAATTGtcgacaaaacgcttttaattggctaaacaaattattagcgatcgcgattctagcagcttttgcaatttatatagtctgaGGCATATAATGTGACACGAAAGAAAATACCAATGCGATTTCCCATAgcaaatacgatgcaactgacttgattgcgctgaAGACgacaactctttctacaacaGAACTTTTACTAAAGCACTACTACTTttgctaaaaaagaaattgttattattaaaaaaagcgATTTGTAGCCATGGTGTCTGAATGATAAAGAATCAACAATAGCACaatctaggcagttgcatcgtatgtaccaAGTCGAATTGtgctggtacttttattgtatgtcgtaatacatgtcttggactatataaattgtaaaagctgctagaatcatgctcgctaataatttgtttagatAATTAAGTGTTTCGTTTTcgcacagctcagacaattctgtgaattttggccgaataattctgtttttTGTTCATGTCGTGGTTTCAGTTAGTCAACAAAAAAATCATTtagtgtggccgtacctttaatAGGTATTTGATAGTGTATTCTTTGATGTTTGTCATTTTATGTTAATCGTTTTGTACAATTTATGCATCACATAGGTgtttttcttaaaggttgacttgcaacaaaattcacattacagttgtttggtatcaaaagattcaccatgtcttactgttgtgttataggtgcaaaatatgtggaaaggtgattacaagcccttaaaagctaaaaaacgaacagaaaatcgcagccccaTGAGACCGCCGTAATTTGGATTCCCTTtacaaaacggctcaaatgtgatgtagctgtgagagatggtttctgtttacactttcatgcaaccttattcgtcgaaatattttcacaaatatacttcacgcattcaataaaactatgtctattgttcttacgcgtcagttttatcgtcatcgtaatgctgtcact
Proteins encoded in this window:
- the LOC137404162 gene encoding protein MFI-like isoform X2, coding for MSEETLDEKSKRLAKAPKTLRKVLIAEQATDEARISAAIEIQRYLRGHLVRSLGPELYVAWKANLLQPDVEGRPTSARSHHSTRHDVSRKGARFTGPSRFSESRVQTMTSHQAASKIQRLWRKHIDMQVYRYYKDLISFKNQGDPAAMLRCVNPKEAALLDAASGTHVKFRLAGDRFPPNIYYKIYTHRPIQDLCANAPRDYTKSSKLKDMKCSHNRNYIINNPDSAEDWYRRIENNGWRLVSDRLIPHMLSDPVTWSTHNKPVRNFHHTKVLRMQDVEKARKRRKIDWMKKMYRDGMLQAKTTDPETMALVEGATSGMVTTLELEGEGAVAEWEVDELLEWTTSLNYEDYVVSWKQVGTTSQSENPADKRRFLTSNGKDKLDLMDEVISPRATTNTAQGHSTLLEQIQT
- the LOC137404162 gene encoding protein MFI-like isoform X1; protein product: MSEETLDEKSKRLAKAPKTLRKVLIAEQATDEARISAAIEIQRYLRGHLVRSLGPELYVAWKANLLQPDVEGRPTSARSHHSTRHDVSRKGARFTGPSRFSESRVQTMTSHQAASKIQRLWRKHIDMQVYRYYKDLISFKNQGDPAAMLRCVNPKEAALLDAASGTHVKFRLAGDRFPPNIYYKIYTHRPIQDLCANAPRDYTKSSKLKDMKCSHNRNYIINNPVDSAEDWYRRIENNGWRLVSDRLIPHMLSDPVTWSTHNKPVRNFHHTKVLRMQDVEKARKRRKIDWMKKMYRDGMLQAKTTDPETMALVEGATSGMVTTLELEGEGAVAEWEVDELLEWTTSLNYEDYVVSWKQVGTTSQSENPADKRRFLTSNGKDKLDLMDEVISPRATTNTAQGHSTLLEQIQT
- the LOC137404260 gene encoding uncharacterized protein C1orf50 homolog: MDIASLSSPSQTNLQQGNHEARLVETSENPLGVALVNSRKATKTASAYDIVELAQVVKRGDEGVHSTACNKLSVIAEQIRFLQEQAKQVLEKARKDAELHHAACNIVKKPGSIYYLYERDSGQKYISIISPKEWGSNAPKKYHGGYRLEMDRSWTPIDEIHQKDEEIKLLGTVFNSQQGIVRAAISMDSHGPAN